A DNA window from Streptomyces sp. 71268 contains the following coding sequences:
- a CDS encoding beta-ketoacyl-[acyl-carrier-protein] synthase family protein — protein sequence MHRTEVVVTGLGAITPLGVDVASTWKALLAGESGIRGDVLPGHEDTDLPDTVAGTMAIDPAELLPPVRARRLDRSQQAAFVAAAEAWADAGAPEVDPGRLASAIGTGIGGVRTLLKEDDALEAAGTRRVSPRTVPMLMPNAAAALISIEYGARAGVYTPVSACSSGAEAIALGARLIRAGEADAVIAGGTEAAITPITIAGFAQAQALSRHTAEPASASRPFAADRSGFVLSEGAAVVVLESAEHAGARGARVHAVLAGAGIAADAHHITAPAPDGSGQISAMWKALAQAGLAPEQISHINAHATGTPVGDVAEAHAIREVFGRATVTAPKAALGHLFGAAGAIEALIAVLSVKHGVIPPTRNITAAGVGPDIALDVVTERRDVPQEAVLSNSFGFGGQNVSLIVTSA from the coding sequence ATGCACCGGACTGAGGTCGTCGTGACCGGACTCGGCGCGATCACACCACTCGGGGTAGACGTGGCGTCCACCTGGAAAGCCCTGCTTGCCGGCGAGTCCGGCATCCGCGGCGACGTCCTACCCGGCCATGAGGACACTGACCTTCCCGACACCGTCGCGGGAACGATGGCGATCGACCCCGCCGAGTTGCTGCCACCGGTGCGAGCCAGACGGCTCGATCGCTCGCAGCAAGCGGCCTTCGTCGCGGCGGCCGAGGCCTGGGCCGACGCCGGTGCTCCCGAGGTGGACCCGGGCCGGCTCGCATCTGCGATCGGCACGGGAATCGGGGGCGTAAGGACGCTGCTGAAGGAAGACGACGCGCTGGAGGCGGCCGGGACGCGGCGCGTCTCGCCACGTACGGTCCCGATGCTCATGCCCAACGCGGCGGCGGCGCTGATCAGCATCGAATACGGTGCGCGAGCCGGGGTCTACACACCCGTCTCGGCGTGCTCTTCCGGCGCCGAGGCGATCGCCCTGGGAGCCAGGCTCATCCGTGCCGGCGAGGCGGACGCGGTGATCGCGGGCGGGACCGAGGCCGCGATCACCCCGATCACCATTGCCGGCTTCGCTCAGGCACAAGCACTGTCGCGCCATACCGCCGAACCCGCTTCCGCGTCCCGGCCGTTCGCGGCGGACCGCAGCGGATTCGTCCTCAGCGAAGGCGCTGCTGTCGTGGTGCTCGAAAGCGCCGAGCATGCCGGCGCCCGAGGCGCGCGCGTCCACGCGGTGCTCGCGGGTGCTGGCATCGCCGCCGACGCTCACCACATCACGGCGCCCGCTCCCGACGGCTCCGGTCAGATCTCAGCCATGTGGAAGGCCCTCGCGCAAGCCGGTCTGGCTCCCGAGCAGATCAGCCACATCAACGCCCATGCCACCGGAACTCCGGTCGGCGATGTCGCCGAGGCACACGCGATCAGGGAGGTCTTCGGCCGCGCCACCGTGACGGCCCCCAAGGCGGCGCTCGGTCATCTCTTCGGTGCCGCCGGCGCGATCGAAGCGCTCATCGCCGTCCTCAGTGTGAAGCACGGCGTCATCCCGCCGACCCGCAACATCACCGCGGCCGGCGTCGGTCCCGACATCGCTCTCGATGTCGTCACAGAGCGACGAGACGTCCCCCAGGAAGCCGTGCTCAGCAATTCCTTCGGCTTCGGTGGGCAGAACGTCTCGCTCATCGTCACCAGTGCATGA
- a CDS encoding TetR/AcrR family transcriptional regulator C-terminal domain-containing protein has protein sequence MEKKRTKAQSTSTRPRDRGRATRHRLIEATARLCKERPGAEVSVAEIANAAGVFPNQVTYYFGSKDSLLVHAAFLGLLHDARRVERIGRQAPDAATFRRNIARAVLAMPSLPSVARALASGISKPELAPVVDQHLRLLFRQSERFASQLLDSRGWRARRPLSVEARTFWSTALGAVLLVRAGAHGTNADLDLAGALTIHDEPDPG, from the coding sequence GTGGAGAAGAAGCGAACCAAAGCTCAGTCGACGTCGACTCGGCCGCGTGACCGCGGTCGCGCGACGAGACATCGGCTGATTGAGGCAACTGCCCGGCTCTGCAAGGAGCGACCCGGCGCTGAGGTGAGCGTCGCGGAGATCGCGAACGCGGCAGGCGTCTTCCCCAATCAGGTCACCTACTACTTCGGCTCCAAGGACTCGCTGCTCGTGCACGCCGCCTTCCTCGGCTTGTTGCACGACGCTCGACGGGTTGAGCGCATCGGTCGCCAAGCCCCCGATGCGGCGACTTTCCGGCGCAACATCGCCCGCGCCGTACTGGCCATGCCCTCGCTTCCGTCGGTCGCGCGAGCACTGGCTTCCGGGATCTCCAAGCCCGAACTCGCCCCCGTGGTCGACCAGCACCTCCGGTTGCTGTTCCGGCAATCCGAGCGCTTCGCGAGTCAGCTCCTAGACAGTCGCGGCTGGAGGGCCCGACGACCGCTCAGCGTGGAAGCCAGGACGTTCTGGAGCACCGCGCTCGGCGCAGTGCTACTCGTCCGCGCCGGCGCACACGGCACCAACGCCGACCTCGACCTCGCCGGAGCGTTGACCATCCACGACGAACCCGATCCCGGTTAG